A genome region from Pirellulales bacterium includes the following:
- a CDS encoding ATP-binding cassette domain-containing protein: MIHVRNLTKHYSDLRRGRFVALGGISFDAVPGQIYGLLGPNGAGKTTALRILSTVLQPTDGTATVNGYDVVTQPSLVRRQIGFVSANTGIYDRMTAWEMVEYFGRLYGMEAELLTERMNALFDRLKMNDIRDLLCSKMSTGMRQKVSIARAIVHDPPVVIFDEPTNGLDVLVARALLETVIELRDHLKCIVFSTHIMREAEKLCDQIAIVHRGQILAEGTLKQLQDKFAQRDLEELFFKLISERDEIGARDSGHASVRVDDT; the protein is encoded by the coding sequence ATGATCCACGTTCGGAACCTGACGAAGCACTACTCCGATCTCCGTCGGGGCCGCTTCGTCGCGCTTGGCGGAATCAGCTTCGACGCCGTGCCGGGGCAGATCTACGGGCTGCTCGGTCCCAACGGCGCCGGCAAGACGACCGCCCTGCGCATCCTGAGCACGGTGCTTCAGCCCACGGACGGCACGGCGACGGTTAATGGCTACGACGTCGTCACCCAGCCCTCGCTGGTTCGCCGACAAATCGGCTTCGTCTCGGCGAACACGGGCATTTACGACCGGATGACGGCCTGGGAGATGGTCGAGTATTTCGGCCGCCTCTATGGAATGGAAGCAGAGCTACTCACCGAGCGAATGAACGCCCTCTTTGATCGGCTCAAGATGAACGACATTCGCGATCTGCTCTGCTCGAAGATGTCGACGGGCATGAGACAAAAGGTGTCAATCGCTCGAGCCATCGTCCACGATCCGCCGGTCGTCATATTCGACGAGCCAACCAACGGGCTCGACGTGCTCGTCGCGCGGGCTCTGCTCGAAACGGTGATCGAGCTGCGCGACCATCTGAAGTGCATCGTCTTTTCGACCCACATCATGCGCGAGGCGGAGAAGCTTTGCGATCAGATCGCCATCGTCCATCGGGGCCAAATCCTTGCCGAAGGAACGCTCAAGCAGCTTCAAGACAAATTCGCCCAGCGCGACCTTGAGGAATTGTTCTTCAAGCTGATCTCGGAACGCGATGAAATCGGCGCTCGGGACTCGGGACACGCGAGTGTTCGCGTCGATGACACTTGA
- the mqnC gene encoding cyclic dehypoxanthinyl futalosine synthase: protein MLQALLDKAIDGDRLTPDDGLRLIESHDLAALGRAADAVTRRLHPESYRTYNIDRNVNYTNICTAVCDFCAFYRKPKDAEGYVLDRDVLLAKIQETVDLGGDQILMQGGLHPEFKIEWYEELLQDIKLHFPQVNIHGFSPPEIHHFTKVSKLPLPTVLARLRDAGLGSLPGGGGEILVDRVRRAITRGKVLTDDWLNVHRVWHELGGRSTATMMFGHVETLAERIEHLERLRQLQDETGGFTAYICWTFQPDHTDMAEIPPAGAFEYLKTQAVSRLYLDNFASIQSSWVTQGLKTGQLALLFGANDMGSLMIEENVVSAAGTAHHLTLDEIRGAISELGYTPRRRNVFYELVDEAPAEPALAASAN, encoded by the coding sequence ATGCTGCAAGCACTGCTCGACAAGGCAATCGACGGCGATCGGCTTACGCCCGACGATGGCTTGCGGCTGATCGAGTCGCATGACCTGGCGGCGCTCGGTCGCGCGGCGGACGCGGTCACGCGGCGGTTGCATCCCGAGTCGTATCGCACCTATAACATCGACCGGAACGTCAACTACACGAACATTTGCACTGCCGTCTGCGATTTCTGCGCGTTCTATCGCAAGCCGAAGGACGCCGAAGGCTATGTGCTTGACCGCGACGTGCTGCTCGCGAAGATTCAAGAGACCGTGGATCTCGGCGGCGATCAGATTCTGATGCAAGGTGGCCTGCACCCGGAATTCAAAATCGAGTGGTACGAGGAATTGTTGCAAGACATCAAGCTGCATTTCCCGCAAGTGAACATCCACGGCTTTAGCCCCCCCGAAATCCACCATTTCACGAAGGTCTCGAAGCTGCCGCTGCCAACGGTGCTCGCGCGGCTCCGCGACGCGGGGCTCGGCAGCCTCCCCGGCGGCGGCGGCGAGATTCTCGTCGATCGCGTGCGGCGAGCCATCACGCGCGGCAAAGTGCTGACGGACGATTGGCTCAACGTGCATCGCGTCTGGCACGAATTGGGAGGCCGCAGCACGGCCACCATGATGTTCGGCCATGTCGAAACGCTCGCCGAACGAATCGAACACTTGGAGCGATTGCGCCAATTGCAGGACGAAACCGGCGGGTTTACCGCTTATATCTGTTGGACGTTTCAGCCCGATCATACCGACATGGCCGAGATTCCTCCCGCGGGCGCGTTCGAGTATCTCAAGACGCAAGCGGTCAGCCGGCTCTATCTCGACAATTTCGCCAGTATTCAGTCGAGCTGGGTCACCCAGGGGTTGAAGACCGGGCAATTGGCCCTGCTCTTCGGGGCCAACGACATGGGGAGCCTGATGATCGAGGAGAACGTGGTGTCCGCCGCCGGCACCGCGCATCATCTAACCCTGGATGAAATCCGCGGCGCGATTTCCGAATTAGGGTATACTCCTCGCAGGCGAAACGTGTTTTACGAGTTAGTCGACGAAGCCCCCGCGGAGCCGGCGCTCGCGGCGAGCGCGAATTGA
- a CDS encoding menaquinone biosynthesis protein, whose translation MAAGKIRVGAVNYLNTKPLVHRLERLAPQAEVIFDLPSRLADGLAQRRFDVALIPSIEFFQDPGYRIVSDACIACRGPVFSVKLFCRVPAEKIRSLALDEGSRTSAALARILLKQRFGSEPALAPLPIGATLDDAKADAVLLIGDRAIHSPVGAFAEVWDLGDEWRRWAGLPFVFAIWTAWAGVDLDGLDVALGEARDLGVVDLEQIAAVEAAPLGLTVPQCVSYLRDHLHFYFGAPERRGLQLFYERAVEMKLAPPGRSLEVDECRAAAHGNADAGRVGYLGGAARVAERAGHQLSQSPVSNP comes from the coding sequence ATGGCCGCTGGGAAAATTCGGGTGGGCGCTGTCAACTATCTGAACACCAAGCCGCTCGTTCATCGGCTCGAGCGACTGGCGCCGCAGGCCGAAGTGATTTTCGATTTACCCAGCCGGCTGGCTGACGGATTGGCGCAGCGGCGTTTCGATGTGGCTTTGATTCCTTCGATCGAATTCTTCCAAGACCCCGGCTATCGGATCGTCTCTGATGCCTGCATCGCCTGCCGCGGGCCGGTGTTCAGCGTCAAGCTTTTCTGCCGCGTGCCGGCCGAGAAGATTCGGAGCCTCGCGCTCGATGAAGGCTCGCGCACGAGCGCGGCATTGGCTCGAATTCTCCTCAAGCAGCGATTTGGTTCGGAACCGGCTTTGGCGCCGTTGCCGATCGGAGCGACTCTCGACGATGCGAAGGCTGATGCCGTGCTCCTGATCGGCGACCGGGCAATCCATTCGCCTGTCGGGGCGTTTGCAGAGGTCTGGGACCTTGGCGACGAGTGGCGCCGTTGGGCCGGATTGCCGTTCGTGTTTGCCATATGGACAGCTTGGGCTGGCGTCGACCTGGATGGTCTGGACGTTGCGCTCGGCGAAGCCCGCGATCTAGGCGTCGTTGATCTTGAACAGATCGCGGCGGTCGAAGCCGCCCCGCTAGGGCTCACTGTGCCGCAATGCGTTTCGTACCTGCGCGACCATTTGCACTTTTACTTTGGCGCTCCTGAACGGCGAGGCCTACAATTGTTCTACGAGCGCGCCGTGGAAATGAAACTTGCCCCGCCCGGCCGTTCACTCGAAGTTGACGAGTGCCGCGCGGCCGCGCATGGCAATGCCGACGCTGGCCGCGTCGGCTACTTAGGCGGCGCTGCCAGGGTGGCCGAGCGTGCCGGGCATCAACTTTCCCAGTCCCCAGTCTCCAACCCCTAG
- a CDS encoding response regulator → MFVRVPRPDLILLNLESPKIDGPDVLAEIRIDKTLSAIPVVVLTSSKSEEDRLRSEFKQVDGYVRKPVNGDKFRRLIRDLRRFWHNDLILPGIALVP, encoded by the coding sequence GTGTTTGTTCGCGTGCCGCGGCCCGACTTGATTCTGCTCAATCTCGAGTCGCCAAAGATCGACGGACCCGACGTGTTGGCCGAGATCCGGATCGATAAAACCCTGAGCGCGATTCCCGTCGTCGTGTTGACGAGTTCGAAGAGCGAGGAAGATCGGCTGCGAAGCGAGTTCAAGCAAGTCGACGGCTACGTGAGGAAGCCAGTGAACGGCGACAAATTTCGCCGTTTGATTCGGGATCTGAGACGGTTCTGGCACAACGACTTGATCCTGCCCGGAATCGCGCTCGTGCCGTGA